A window of Pseudomonas putida genomic DNA:
CAAGTCACCACCCAGCAAACCTCGGTACTGGACTTCTGCCTGGCCCTGGAGCGCCGCTTCGACAGCCCGGTGCTGCGCCGCGTCTACGACCAGCGCCTGCCGCTGGCCAGCCGCTGGCTGGACTGGCAACCCGCCAGCAACCAGTTGCAGTGGGTCGCCAGCACCGGCCTGCCGGAGGCTGAGGGCGGTTCGCGCCTGCAACGCCAGCGCCTGCGCTTCGAGGCCCGCGAGCAGCGCCTGCTGCTGGAAAGCTCGGCCGACCTGTACGCCGCCGCCGCTCCACGCTGGGTCCAGCGCGAGCGGCTCGACCGGGTCAGTGCCATGAATGTTCTGTATTACCAGGGCGGCCGCTGGCTGGCCTGGCCTTCCGACCAACCGGCGCACCCCGGCCGTGGCGTGCGTCTGGAACTGCAGCGTGACGGAGCACCCTATGTTTGCACCTTCGCCCTCCCGTGGGGGCGCTCATGAAGCTTGAATGGAAGCGGCGCACCCCGGCCCGATCGTGGCTGCTGCTGCGCCCGGGGCCGGTCTGGCACTGGGCGCTGGTTGAGGGCGGTTCTGTGCAAAGTGCAGGGCAGGGCGAGCCACCGGGCAACCTGCAGGCCCGTGTTGCGCTGATCCTGCCTGGCGAAGCCTGCAGCCATTTCCATGTGCCGGCTCCGCCCGGGCTCAAGCGCGAGGAGTGGCCGCTGCTGCTCGAAGACCGCTTGTTGCAGGCCACCGGCGAAGTGGCTTGCGCTTGCCTGGCCCGTGAACCCGGGCACCTTCGCCTGTTGGTGGTGGCCCGTGAGCAGCTGGACGCGTGGCGTGAGCAATGTGTTGCATGGGGTTTGCAGGTGGAGCGTTGCTGGGCAGAGTTGCAGTTACTGCCAACGCCGGAGGTAGGCAGCACCTGGAACTGGCAGCGTGCTACCGACCTGTCCTTGTACAAGGGGGTAACCGAGGACGGCCAGGAGCACTGGTTGGCTTGGCCGGTTGCGCTGGGTAGTGTGCCGCAGCAACCCTGGGCATCACTGCAAAAGCTGCCGTCTAGCGGCGACTGGCCAAGTACCTTGGCACCACTCGACTCAGTGCCTGGCCTGTTCGAGCGCACCCGCAAAATGCGCTCGATGCCGGTATTGTCCCGCCAGCATCAGCGTCTGTTTGCCGCTTGCCTGCTACTGGCGGCAGTTTGGGGTGGCCTATGGTTGACCCAGCAATGGCGCCAGGCGCAACTCTGGCGCAGCCAGGTCATCGCCGTGACCGGCGAACAGAGCAGCCCCCGGCATGCCGCGCAGGCCCTCAAGCGCCTGCGTGAAAACGAACTGCAACAGCAACTGCGCACGCGTCAGCTGGAGGACCTGCAAACCCGCTTGCAGGCTTGGCTGCGTAACAATTCCGGCTGGCGCCTGCAAGCGGTGCGCTTCGATGGCCAGCGGTGGCACTTGCGCCTGGAGGGGGAGGGCAGTACGCCGCCATGGCAGGACATGGCGGCTGCAGCAGGCGCCACTGTGCAGGTTCAAGCTGCCCAAGTGATCTTCGACCTGGGGGCCGCCTCATGAACCTCGATTGGCTACAGCGTCATCGCCTGATGTTCGCTTGGGCACTGATTGCCCTGTTGCTGGGCTTCCTGGCCCTGCGTACAGGCATTGCTCAGTGGCGTGAGCTAAGCCAGTGGCGCGGGCTGGCCGAACAGGCCGCCAGCCTGCAAGGCGGCCCGGGGTTGAACCTGGAGCGGCTACGCCAGTCGGCCCAGGCGCGACAGATTGAACTGGCCGAGGTCGATGCGCAGGGCAAGGTCTGGCAGTTGCATGGGCAGGTGGCCGACGAGCGAGTGCTGCAAGGCTGGTTGCAAAGCCTGCGTGCAGAAGGTGCACAGCTATTGCAATGGGGGCTGGAGCAGGATGGCAAGGGCCTGCGCTTCAACCTGGTGATGCAGCCATGAGCCGCAAGGGCATGGCGTGGGTTGTGTTGGTGTTCGTGGTGTCGGTATTGGTTGAGCTTCCGGCCAATTGGGTGGTGCGTGCGTTCGGCCTGCCAATGCGGGACGCCAGTGGCAGCCTGTGGCAAGGCCAGGCTCGACAGTTGGGCCCGGTCGGGCCTTTGCACTGGACGGTGCAGCCTTGGCGCTTGCAGGCGAACGCCCAGCTGGGCTTCCAGGGCCAGGCCTGGCAGTTGCGTGCCGAAGGCTGGCCTTGGCGCTGGCGGGCTGAGGCATCAGCGGTAGGCGCCCAGACGACAGCGCTGAGCGATTACCGTCTTGCGGGTCAGTGGCAGGGGACATTGCGGCTTCAGGGGGCTGGGCGCCAATGCCACGCCAGCGAAGGCCGCGTCACGGTGACCGACCTTGCCCTGAGCGAACCATGGTCACTGGGGTTGGGGCATGGCTGGCTGGAGTTGGACTGCCGCGGCGGCTGGCGCTTGCGAGGGCAGTTGGCACAGCAGCGGCAGCATCAGGTGGCAGTGGATGCTGATTTGCTCGCACGACGGGCGCAGGTAGTGTTTGAGTTGCAGCCTGAGGCGGAGTTGACGCCTTTGCTGCGCGGCGCACAGTGGCTTGGGCCGCAGGCTTTAACAGGGCGACGGGAGCTGCGCTGGTAGATCCGTCTACCAACAACAAGCTTGTTGTAACAGGTACTGCGTTTGCCTATTGGGCAGCAGCAATATTGCTGCTGCCGACCTTTTCCTACAGAACCTTCTGTTTTTGGTCTCGGGTGAATGAATTCACCCTGGTCCGTCGCGGTAGACTTGAATTATTGCTCTGGTCCACTCAGAGTTTGACCCTACGGGCAGCTGTCCATGTGCCCTGATATTTGCAATTGAGGATGATCCATGCCGACACGCCGTCCTGTCCCTCCCTTCGACCCCGCTACCGAGTTGGCGCAGTTGCACGCCGACGTAGCAGCTTTCCATGCAGAAATGCGCCAGACGGTGCGTGCCAACCCGATAAAACTTTGGTTGCCGTTCACCCTTGGGGCTGGGTTGGCGCTGATGGTGTTTGCTTTGGTCACCCTCTTGCCACGCCTGAGCTAATTGCCCTCAACGCCTACGCGCTGCCGGGCCTGCAATAGCTTTCTGTTACGCCCTCAAGGCCGAATCTCGATCAACGTCCCATCCCGCACCAGGTCCCACACTTCCTGCATGTCGCGGTTACGCATGGCAATACAGCCATCCGTCCAGTCCAGGGTATGGAAGTACCACTCCGGGTACTCGTCGTTGATTGGCGTGCCATGGATCATGATCATGCTGCCGGCGCTCACCCCTTCACGGGTGGCACGGGCAGCATCGTTGATGTTCGGGTAGTTGATGTGCATGGCCAGGTTGAAACGGTCGCTCTGCTTGCGCCAGTCCAGCCAGTACAGGCCCTCGGGGGTTTTCTTGTCGCCTTCGCGCTCCTTGGCGCCCTTTGGCTGTTTGCCCAGCGAGATGCGGTAGGTTTTCAGCGGTTCGCCGCGGCTGATCAGCTGCAGGCGGCGTTCGGACTTGATGACCAGCACCTTGTCGATCAGCGGCTGCATGGCCTGCTGCGAAGGCGAGGGTGTTTGCACTGCCGGCTGGGGCTTGCGGATGATGGTCTCGGTGAAGGCCGCCTGGGACACCGAGGTAACGCAAAGGCAGAAAAGGGCAAACAACCAGCGCATGTAACGGTATCCCTGAAAGCTTCTAGGTAGTGGTAGTGACGTTCATCGGCGGCAGGTACTCATGGCCTATGGGGTAGTGCTGCCCGATGCGGTCGTGATAGTAGCATTCTAGTGTGCGAGTGACGGTGCGGAAAGCCAGCTCGCCCCACGGTATCTCATGTTCTTCGAACAGCCGCACCTCCAGGCTTTCGACGCCGACAGCGAAATCAAGGTCTGCCAGCTCGGCGCGGAAGAACACATGCACCTGGTTGATGTGCGGCAGGTCGAATAGCTGGTACAGGCTCATGCTGCCAACCCGGGCGCAGGCTTCCTCGACGGTTTCGCGACGGGCGGCCTGGTCGAGGGTTTCGCCGTTTTCCATGAAGCCGGCAGGCAAGGTCCAGAAACCGCGGCGTGGCTCGATGGCGCGCCGGCACAGCAGCACCTGGCTGCCCCAGGTCGGCAATACGCCGGCGACGATGTTGGGGTTCTGGTAATGGACGATCCGGCAAGAGCCGCAGACATACCGCAAGCGGCTGTCACCCTCGGGGATCTGCTGAGTGACCGGCTGGCCGCAGGCGCTGCAGTATTTCATGTAGGGTTCCCTTTGCTCAGGTTTATCTTGGCGCGACAGTCGGTTTGCCGCAAGCGCACAGGGCTTGGGTGCTTCGCACCTTTGGTGCATCATGCAAGGCAGGCCTTGGATACGAGCGTGCGCAATGCTGGACGAGCTACTTCGCCGAATGAGCAAACACCAACCCGCATCACTGGAAACCGACCGACGGTTCCCCGAAGCGGCGGTACTTTTGCCCATTACCCGCAGCGAAGCGCCCGAACTGGTCCTGACCTTGCGCGCCAAGGGCCTGTCCACCCATGGCGGCGAAGTGGCCTTTCCTGGCGGCCGCCGCGACCCGGAAGACCCGGACCTGGTGTTCACCGCCCTGCGCGAAGCCGAAGAAGAAATCGGCCTGCCGCCAGGCCTGGTGGAAGTGATCGGCCCGCTCAGCCCGTTGATTTCGCTGCATGGCCTGAAAGTGACGCCATTCGTCGGGCTTATCCCCGATTTTGTCGAATACCGCGCCAATGATGCCGAGATCGCGGCAGTATTCACCGTGCCGCTGGAGTTCTTCCGCCAGGACCCGCGCGACCATACCCACCGTATCGATTACCAGGGGCGCAGCTGGTACGTCCCTAGCTATCGGTATGGCGAATACAAGATCTGGGGGTTGTCGGCGATCATGATCGTCGAACTGGTCAATCTGTTGTTCGATGCCGGCATCAGCCTGCACCAGCCCCCGGAGCGTTACATCGAAAACTGAGCGGGGCCACCCCGTCGTCTGCATTGCAGCCTGAGGAGCAAGCATGAAATACCGCCTGGGTGACCTGCGGGTCGAGAGCCACCCCACCAGTTGGGCCGCACCCAACGCGACGCTGATCGGCAATGTGCGCCTGCAGGCCAATGCCAGCGTGTGGTTTGGCGCGGTGCTGCGCGGGGACAACGAGCTGATCGACATTGGCGAGGGCAGCAACGTTCAGGATGGCACGGTGATGCACACCGACATGGGCTCGCCGCTGACCTTGGGCAAGGGAGTGACCGTTGGTCACAACGCCATGCTGCATGGCTGCACGGTGGGCGACTACAGCCTGGTTGGTATCAACGCGGTCATCCTCAATGGCGCACGCATCGGCAAGCACTGCATCATCGGCGCCAATGCGCTGATTGCAGAAGGCAAGGAGATCCCCGACGGTTCGCTGGTAATGGGCTCGCCGGGCAAGGTGGTGCGCGAGCTGACCGAGCAGCAGAAACGCATGCTTGAAGCCAGCGCCGCGCACTATGTGCATAATGCCCAGCGATATGCCCAGGAGCTGGTGGTTGACGATGAGTGATGTGGTAGAGCGTCCGGTGGCCTCGCCGTGCGTGAGCATTTGTGCGCTGGACGAGCAGGATATCTGCACCGGCTGCCAGCGAACCGTGGCCGAGATCGGCCGCTGGGGGCGGATGGACAATGACGAGCGCCGGGCGGTGCTCAAGCGCTGCCATGAACGGGCAGTGGCTGCCGGCCTCATCCTCCAGGCCTGACGCATTCCCTGTGGGAGCGGGCGTGCCCGCGAAGCAGCCACTGCGCTCCATGGCACCGGCTTTGCCGGTGTTCGCGGGCACGCCCGCTCCCACAGGTACAGCGACAGCCCCCGAAGCGGGTTTACCCGCGAACGGCCCAGCGGTAATCTGTGCCGCTTGCTCAAAGACAGCCCGCCATGTTCTATCTGATTGCCTACATCAGCAGCGTAGTGCTGATCAACTACGCCTTCTCCAGCGCGCCACACCTGGACATCATCTGGTCCGCCTGGGGCGGCCTGGTGTTCATCCTGCGCGACATGGTGCAGACCCGCTTCGGCCATGGCGCCCTGGTCGCCATGCTGGTGGCGCTGGTGCTGTCCTATGTCACCTCGGAACCGGCTATCGCCCTGGCGAGTGCCACTGCGTTCTTCATTTCCGAGCTGATCGACTGGCTGGTGTTCAGCATCACCCGTCGACCGCTGCGCGATCGGCTGTGGCTGAGTTCGGCGCTTAGCATCCCGGTAGACACCTTCATCTTCTTCGGCATGATCGGTGCCCTGACCCCGGCCGTGATCGGCACCGCCATGGCTTCGAAATTCGCCGGTGTCACCGCCGTGTGGCTGGCCATGGCATTTCGCGCCCGGCGGGCCGCCGTAGCGGGTTGATGGTGTAGAATAGCGGTCCTTTTTCAGCGGGCGGCGCCAAGCCTGGTGCGGCCCCGGACGCCTTCGAGGACCTGAAATGACCCGTATCGGAACCCCCTTGTCGCCCACCGCGACCCGTGTACTGCTCTGCGGCTGTGGCGAGCTGGGCAAGGAAGTGGTGATCGAGCTGCAGCGCCTGGGCGTCGAAGTGATCGCCGTCGACCGTTACGCCAATGCCCCGGCAATGCAGGTGGCGCACCGCAGCCACGTGGTCAACATGCTCGATGGCGTAGCCCTGCGCGCCGTGATCGAGGCCGAGAAGCCGCACTACATCGTCCCTGAAATCGAAGCCATCGCCACCGCCACCCTGGTCGAGCTGGAAAACGAAGGTTTCAACGTGGTGCCGACCGCCCGCGCCACCCAGCTGACCATGAACCGTGAAGGCATCCGCCGCCTGGCCGCCGAAGAGCTGGAGCTGCCAACCTCGCCGTACCACTTTGCCGACACCTTTGAGGACTTCGCCAAGGGCGTGGCCGACGTCGGTTACCCGTGCGTGGTCAAGCCAGTAATGAGCTCGTCGGGCAAAGGCCAGAGCCTGCTGCGCAGCGATGCCGACCTGCAGAAGGCATGGGACTACGCCCAGGAAGGCGGCCGCGCCGGCAAGGGCCGGGTGATCGTCGAGGGCTTTATCGACTTCGAATACGAAATTACCCTGCTGACCGTGCGCCACGTTGGCGGCACCACCTTCCTTGAGCCGGTCGGCCACCGCCAGGAGAAAGGCGATTACCAGGAATCCTGGCAGCCGCAGGCCATGAGCGCGAAGGCCCTGGCCGAATCGCAGCGCGTGGCCAAGGCAGTCACCGATGCCCTGGGCGGTCGCGGCCTGTTTGGTGTTGAGCTGTTCGTGAAGGGCGACCAGGTGTGGTTCAGCGAAGTCTCGCCACGCCCGCATGACACCGGCCTGGTGACCCTGATTTCCCAGGACCTGTCGCAGTTTGCCCTGCATGCCCGCGCCATTCTCGGCCTGCCGATTCCGGCGGTGCGCCAGTTCGGCCCGTCGGCTTCGGCGGTGATCTTGCCAGAGGGGCAGTCGCAGCAGACCAGCTTTGCCAACCTGGGCGCGGCGCTGAGCGAGCCGGATACCGCCATTCGCCTGTTCGGCAAGCCGGAAATCAACGGTACCCGTCGCATGGGCGTGTGCCTGGCACGTGACGAGTCGGTCGAAGCGGCGCGGGCCAAGGCGACCCGTGCATCGCAGGCGGTCAAGGTCGAGTTCTGATCCGATCGGGGCTGCGTTGCAGCCCTTCGCGGGCACGCCCGCTCCCACAGGTTTCGGCGCTACCCCTGTGGGAGCGGGCGTG
This region includes:
- a CDS encoding NUDIX hydrolase, with the protein product MKYCSACGQPVTQQIPEGDSRLRYVCGSCRIVHYQNPNIVAGVLPTWGSQVLLCRRAIEPRRGFWTLPAGFMENGETLDQAARRETVEEACARVGSMSLYQLFDLPHINQVHVFFRAELADLDFAVGVESLEVRLFEEHEIPWGELAFRTVTRTLECYYHDRIGQHYPIGHEYLPPMNVTTTT
- a CDS encoding L,D-transpeptidase family protein, with product MRWLFALFCLCVTSVSQAAFTETIIRKPQPAVQTPSPSQQAMQPLIDKVLVIKSERRLQLISRGEPLKTYRISLGKQPKGAKEREGDKKTPEGLYWLDWRKQSDRFNLAMHINYPNINDAARATREGVSAGSMIMIHGTPINDEYPEWYFHTLDWTDGCIAMRNRDMQEVWDLVRDGTLIEIRP
- the purT gene encoding formate-dependent phosphoribosylglycinamide formyltransferase — its product is MTRIGTPLSPTATRVLLCGCGELGKEVVIELQRLGVEVIAVDRYANAPAMQVAHRSHVVNMLDGVALRAVIEAEKPHYIVPEIEAIATATLVELENEGFNVVPTARATQLTMNREGIRRLAAEELELPTSPYHFADTFEDFAKGVADVGYPCVVKPVMSSSGKGQSLLRSDADLQKAWDYAQEGGRAGKGRVIVEGFIDFEYEITLLTVRHVGGTTFLEPVGHRQEKGDYQESWQPQAMSAKALAESQRVAKAVTDALGGRGLFGVELFVKGDQVWFSEVSPRPHDTGLVTLISQDLSQFALHARAILGLPIPAVRQFGPSASAVILPEGQSQQTSFANLGAALSEPDTAIRLFGKPEINGTRRMGVCLARDESVEAARAKATRASQAVKVEF
- a CDS encoding gamma carbonic anhydrase family protein, with the protein product MKYRLGDLRVESHPTSWAAPNATLIGNVRLQANASVWFGAVLRGDNELIDIGEGSNVQDGTVMHTDMGSPLTLGKGVTVGHNAMLHGCTVGDYSLVGINAVILNGARIGKHCIIGANALIAEGKEIPDGSLVMGSPGKVVRELTEQQKRMLEASAAHYVHNAQRYAQELVVDDE
- the gspM gene encoding type II secretion system protein GspM, whose amino-acid sequence is MNLDWLQRHRLMFAWALIALLLGFLALRTGIAQWRELSQWRGLAEQAASLQGGPGLNLERLRQSAQARQIELAEVDAQGKVWQLHGQVADERVLQGWLQSLRAEGAQLLQWGLEQDGKGLRFNLVMQP
- a CDS encoding CoA pyrophosphatase — translated: MLDELLRRMSKHQPASLETDRRFPEAAVLLPITRSEAPELVLTLRAKGLSTHGGEVAFPGGRRDPEDPDLVFTALREAEEEIGLPPGLVEVIGPLSPLISLHGLKVTPFVGLIPDFVEYRANDAEIAAVFTVPLEFFRQDPRDHTHRIDYQGRSWYVPSYRYGEYKIWGLSAIMIVELVNLLFDAGISLHQPPERYIEN
- a CDS encoding GspL/Epsl periplasmic domain-containing protein, with the protein product MKLEWKRRTPARSWLLLRPGPVWHWALVEGGSVQSAGQGEPPGNLQARVALILPGEACSHFHVPAPPGLKREEWPLLLEDRLLQATGEVACACLAREPGHLRLLVVAREQLDAWREQCVAWGLQVERCWAELQLLPTPEVGSTWNWQRATDLSLYKGVTEDGQEHWLAWPVALGSVPQQPWASLQKLPSSGDWPSTLAPLDSVPGLFERTRKMRSMPVLSRQHQRLFAACLLLAAVWGGLWLTQQWRQAQLWRSQVIAVTGEQSSPRHAAQALKRLRENELQQQLRTRQLEDLQTRLQAWLRNNSGWRLQAVRFDGQRWHLRLEGEGSTPPWQDMAAAAGATVQVQAAQVIFDLGAAS
- a CDS encoding general secretion pathway protein GspN codes for the protein MSRKGMAWVVLVFVVSVLVELPANWVVRAFGLPMRDASGSLWQGQARQLGPVGPLHWTVQPWRLQANAQLGFQGQAWQLRAEGWPWRWRAEASAVGAQTTALSDYRLAGQWQGTLRLQGAGRQCHASEGRVTVTDLALSEPWSLGLGHGWLELDCRGGWRLRGQLAQQRQHQVAVDADLLARRAQVVFELQPEAELTPLLRGAQWLGPQALTGRRELRW
- a CDS encoding VUT family protein — encoded protein: MFYLIAYISSVVLINYAFSSAPHLDIIWSAWGGLVFILRDMVQTRFGHGALVAMLVALVLSYVTSEPAIALASATAFFISELIDWLVFSITRRPLRDRLWLSSALSIPVDTFIFFGMIGALTPAVIGTAMASKFAGVTAVWLAMAFRARRAAVAG
- a CDS encoding DUF1289 domain-containing protein yields the protein MVERPVASPCVSICALDEQDICTGCQRTVAEIGRWGRMDNDERRAVLKRCHERAVAAGLILQA
- a CDS encoding type II secretion pathway protein XcpW — translated: MVALALTAILGILLAALVNGWLKVRERLQVTTQQTSVLDFCLALERRFDSPVLRRVYDQRLPLASRWLDWQPASNQLQWVASTGLPEAEGGSRLQRQRLRFEAREQRLLLESSADLYAAAAPRWVQRERLDRVSAMNVLYYQGGRWLAWPSDQPAHPGRGVRLELQRDGAPYVCTFALPWGRS